A section of the Candidatus Limnocylindrales bacterium genome encodes:
- the coaE gene encoding dephospho-CoA kinase (Dephospho-CoA kinase (CoaE) performs the final step in coenzyme A biosynthesis.), protein MAIIVGLTGGIGSGKSTVAELLAERGAHVIDADRVAHEVYAPGTAGFDSIVERFGDDVVGEDGAIDRARLGAMVFRDPEALADLNRIVHPLVRAEVASRIAQIVDEDPDSVVVIEAALMTETGWSGGAGRLWTVIADPDVVIQRLVQLRGMEPGEIARRMAAQADNEKRRRGATRVIENNGDLLDLEGEVQAAWADLQLEIESARAGAQ, encoded by the coding sequence ATGGCAATCATCGTCGGGCTCACCGGTGGGATCGGTTCGGGCAAGTCCACCGTGGCCGAGCTTCTCGCGGAACGCGGCGCGCATGTGATCGATGCCGACCGTGTCGCGCACGAGGTCTATGCGCCGGGAACGGCCGGCTTCGACAGCATCGTCGAGCGCTTCGGCGACGACGTCGTCGGCGAGGACGGGGCGATCGACCGCGCACGCCTCGGGGCCATGGTGTTTCGCGATCCGGAAGCGCTCGCCGATCTCAACCGCATCGTCCATCCGCTGGTGCGCGCCGAAGTCGCGTCGCGGATTGCCCAGATTGTCGACGAGGATCCGGACTCGGTGGTCGTGATCGAAGCGGCGCTGATGACCGAAACCGGCTGGAGCGGCGGCGCCGGCCGCCTCTGGACCGTGATCGCCGATCCGGACGTCGTCATCCAGCGCCTGGTTCAGCTTCGCGGCATGGAACCCGGGGAAATCGCCCGCCGCATGGCCGCGCAGGCCGACAACGAAAAGCGCCGTCGCGGCGCGACCCGCGTAATCGAGAACAACGGGGATCTGCTCGACCTCGAAGGCGAAGTCCAGGCGGCGTGGGCCGATCTCCAGCTCGAAATCGAATCGGCGCGCGCCGGGGCGCAGTGA